One stretch of Halichoerus grypus chromosome 10, mHalGry1.hap1.1, whole genome shotgun sequence DNA includes these proteins:
- the ABHD16B gene encoding ABHD16B: MCVVCFVKALVHVFKIYLTANYAYNFRGWPVDFRWDDVRAAGGGGSGHRALTCAAAAAGVWLLRGAALGGDAPGRAPRGARSQAQCLLQQIRELPGQLASYALAHSLGRWLVYPGSMFLMTRALLPLLQQGQERLVERYRGRRAKLVACDGNEIDTMFMDRRQHPGSQGRGLRLVICCEGNAGFYEMGCLSAPLEAGYSVLGWNHPGFGGSTGAPFPQHDANAVDVVVKYALHRLRFPPAHVVVYGWSVGGFTATWATMTYPELGALVLDATFDDLVPLALKVMPHSWKGLVVRTVREHFNLNVAEQLCRYPGPVLLLRRTQDDVVSTSGHLRPLPSGDVEGNRGNELLLRLLQHRYPVVMAREGLAVVTRWLRAGSLAQEAAFYARYRVDDQWCLALLRSYGARCEHEREDEDAWGPHGLSFPWLVGQGLSPRRRRQLALFLARKHLKNLEATHCSPLEPEDFQLPWRL, from the coding sequence ATGTGTGTCGTCTGCTTCGTGAAGGCGCTGGTGCACGTGTTCAAGATCTACCTGACCGCCAACTACGCCTACAACTTCCGCGGCTGGCCTGTGGACTTCCGCTGGGACGACGTGCGCGCCGCCGGCGGGGGTGGCAGCGGGCACCGCGCGCTGACGtgcgcggcggccgcggcgggcGTGTGGCTACTGCGGGGCGCGGCGCTGGGCGGGGACGCGCCGGGGCGAGCGCCGCGCGGGGCGCGCAGCCAGGCGCAGTGCCTCCTGCAGCAGATCCGCGAGCTGCCGGGCCAGCTCGCCAGCTACGCCCTGGCCCACTCGCTGGGCCGCTGGCTCGTGTACCCCGGCTCCATGTTCCTGATGACTCGCGCGCTACTGCCGCTGCTGCAGCAGGGCCAAGAGCGCCTGGTGGAGCGCTACCGCGGCCGGCGCGCCAAGCTGGTGGCCTGTGACGGCAATGAGATCGACACTATGTTCATGGACCGCCGCCAGCACCCAGGCAGCCAAGGCCGAGGCCTGCGCCTCGTCATCTGCTGCGAAGGCAACGCCGGCTTCTATGAGATGGGCTGCCTGTCGGCGCCGCTGGAGGCTGGCTACTCGGTGCTGGGCTGGAACCACCCGGGCTTCGGGGGCAGCACGGGCGCGCCGTTCCCGCAGCATGACGCCAACGCGGTGGACGTGGTGGTCAAGTATGCGCTGCACCGCCTTCGCTTCCCGCCCGCGCACGTGGTGGTCTATGGCTGGTCCGTCGGGGGCTTCACGGCCACCTGGGCCACCATGACCTACCCGGAGCTGGGTGCGCTGGTGCTCGACGCCACCTTCGACGACCTCGTGCCGCTGGCCCTGAAGGTCATGCCCCACAGCTGGAAGGGACTCGTGGTGCGCACCGTGCGCGAGCACTTCAACCTCAATGTGGCCGAGCAGCTGTGCCGCTACCCAGGCCCCGTGCTGCTGCTACGGCGCACGCAGGACGACGTGGTCAGCACCTCGGGCCACCTGCGCCCCCTGCCGTCCGGCGACGTGGAGGGCAACCGCGGCAACGAGCTGCTCCTGCGTCTGCTGCAGCACCGCTACCCGGTCGTCATGGCGCGGGAAGGCCTCGCGGTCGTGACGCGCTGGCTACGCGCGGGCAGCCTGGCGCAGGAGGCCGCCTTCTATGCGCGCTACCGCGTGGACGACCAGTGGTGCCTGGCGCTGCTGCGCTCCTACGGCGCGCGCTGTGAGCACGAGCGGGAGGACGAGGACGCCTGGGGGCCCCATGGGCTCTCCTTCCCCTGGCTGGTGGGCCAGGGCCTGAGCCCGCGGCGGCGCCGGCAGCTCGCACTGTTCCTGGCGCGCAAGCACCTCAAGAATCTGGAGGCGACTCACTGCAGTCCGCTGGAACCAGAGGACTTCCAGTTGCCCTGGAGGCTGTAG